One Spinacia oleracea cultivar Varoflay chromosome 4, BTI_SOV_V1, whole genome shotgun sequence DNA segment encodes these proteins:
- the LOC130472415 gene encoding uncharacterized protein isoform X2, producing the protein MGTREVYEEKLRTGNVYHHDPTINPGLGTPRCPRCLFLLDSDSKNGEWTITSVLHDATAVVPLFNIMNKFDGETITEVVRPQIARMRYRVTKLPPYIIVHMQRFTKNNFFVEKNPTLGLHSEDCALCEEFDVVREQWAKFFTNKYLLLALARLIELV; encoded by the exons ATGGGAACCCGAGAAGTGTACGAGGAGAAGCTTCGAACTGGAAATGTGTATCACCATGATCCCACCATTAATCCTGGCCTcggcacccctcgctgcccccGTTGTCTCTTTCTCCTCGACTCCGATTCT AAAAATGGTGAATGGACAATTACTTCTGTCTTGCACGATGCTACAGCTGTG GTTCCACTTTTCAACATAATGAACAAGTTTGACGGGGAGACCATAACAGAAGTCGTGCGTCCTCAAATAGCTAGGATGCGATATCGTGTAACTAAACTGCCACCTTACATTATTGTGCACATGCAGCGTTTCACGAAGAACAACTTCTTTGTTGAGAAGAATCCCACCCTTG gtctacactccgaggattgcgccttatgcgaggaatttgatgtggttcgtgagcaatgggctaagttttttaccaacaagtatttattattggctttagcgcgcttgatcgagttggtttag
- the LOC130472415 gene encoding uncharacterized protein isoform X1, with product MCITMIPPLILASAPLAAPVVSFSSTPILKMVNGQLLLSCTMLQLWYALSLSLCLYPDKPSNSAAFEIEEVPLFNIMNKFDGETITEVVRPQIARMRYRVTKLPPYIIVHMQRFTKNNFFVEKNPTLGLHSEDCALCEEFDVVREQWAKFFTNKYLLLALARLIELV from the exons ATGTGTATCACCATGATCCCACCATTAATCCTGGCCTcggcacccctcgctgcccccGTTGTCTCTTTCTCCTCGACTCCGATTCT AAAAATGGTGAATGGACAATTACTTCTGTCTTGCACGATGCTACAGCTGTGGTatgctctctctctttctctttgcTTATACCCAGATAAGCCTTCGAACTCAGCCGCCTTCGAAATTGAGGAG GTTCCACTTTTCAACATAATGAACAAGTTTGACGGGGAGACCATAACAGAAGTCGTGCGTCCTCAAATAGCTAGGATGCGATATCGTGTAACTAAACTGCCACCTTACATTATTGTGCACATGCAGCGTTTCACGAAGAACAACTTCTTTGTTGAGAAGAATCCCACCCTTG gtctacactccgaggattgcgccttatgcgaggaatttgatgtggttcgtgagcaatgggctaagttttttaccaacaagtatttattattggctttagcgcgcttgatcgagttggtttag
- the LOC110801750 gene encoding peroxiredoxin-2B has translation MAPVAVGNTIPDGNLVYLDDNNQKQDVSVHSLAAGKTVVIFAVPGAFTPTCSQKHVPGFIEKAEELKSKGVVEIICISVNDQFVMKEWSKTFPENKDVKFLADGSAAYTRALGLELDLTDKGLGIRSQRYALLVDDLKVKVANIEAGGAFSVSSADEILKAL, from the exons ATGGCACCAGTTGCAGTTGGAAACACTATTCCCGACGGAAATCTGGTTTACCTTGACGATAACAACCAAAAGCAGGATGTTTCCGTCCATTCTCTCGCCGCCGGAAAGACAGTCGTCATCTTCGCCGTTCCCGGCGCTTTTACCCCTACTTGCag TCAGAAGCATGTACCTGGATTCATTGAAAAGGCTGAGGAATTGAAGTCAAAGGGAGTTGTTGAAATCATCTGTATCAGTG TGAATGATCAATTTGTGATGAAAGAATGGTCGAAAACATTCCCAGAAAACAAGGATGTGAAGTTTCTTGCTGATGGTAGCGCAGCTTACACCCGTGCCCTTGGCCTTGAGCTCGACCTTACAGACAAAGGACTGGGAATAAGGTCTCAGAGGTATGCTCTCCTCGTCGATGATCTGAAAGTGAAGGTTGCAAATATCGAAGCAGGTGGTGCATTTTCTGTCTCAAGTGCTGATGAAATCCTCAAAGCCTTGTGA
- the LOC110801728 gene encoding probable CoA ligase CCL8, which produces MTTLNKVINQFSTLKSRVHLKCPCHFYFFLPPSSWQSRPHFYSTSSSSSIMEVVKAVASHGSGASDSVAVRADRKSYSYRQIILSAERISSLLSSSDSQSISEGKQLEHSLVSNDGLKANKSLGGTRVGIVAKPSAEFVASVLGTWLSGGVAVPLALSYPEAELLHVMNDSDISVVLSTEDHQELMQTVASKSAARFSLIPSVPTMTSRTTLNGHSEMEQSDADTILKAFEIPTKIEEDAALIIYTSGTTGKPKGVVHTHRSVLSQVQMLTEAWGYSCSDHFLHCLPLHHVHGLFNALFAPMYAGATVEFMPKFSVSGIWQRWRESYPTDGTKVDSAVTVFTGVPTMYSRLIQGYEAMDSDVQAVSASAASKLRLMMSGSSALPYPVMQQWETITGHRLLERYGMTEFIMALSNPLQGVRKGRTVGKPFPGIEVKILAEEGNGNETGTGELCVKSPSLFREYWKLPEVTKQSFTEDGFFKTGDAVTIDEDGYFVILGRTSADIMKVGGYKLSALEIEAVLLEHPAVSECCVLGLADKTYGEVVCAIIVPSDEIKKKQQKELKPALTLEELCSWAKEKLAPYKLPTKLHIWESLPRNAMGKVNKKELKKSLVAEGQ; this is translated from the exons ATGACAACATTAAATAAGGTCATCAATCAATTCTCCACTTTAAAGTCTCGTGTTCATCTGAAATGCCCATGCCATTTCTACTTCTTTCTTCCTCCTTCGTCTTGGCAATCACGCCCCCATTTTTACTCAA catcaagttcaagttcaattatgGAGGTGGTTAAAGCCGTTGCAAGTCACGGCTCTGGGGCTAGTGATAGTGTCGCTGTAAGAGCTGATAGAAAAAGTTACAGCTACAGGCAAATCATCTTGTCTGCAGAAAGGATATCTAGCCTTCTGAGTAGTAGTGACTCCCAGAGT ATTTCTGAAGGAAAACAGCTTGAGCATTCTTTGGTTTCAAACGATGGCCTTAAAGCCAATAAATCTCTTGGTGGAACTCGAGTTGGAATCGTTGCTAAACCTTCAGCTGAGTTTGTTGCTAGTGTACTTGGGACATGGTTGAGTGGAGGAGTAGCTGTTCCACTTGCACTCAGCTACCCAGAGGCTGAGCTCCTGCATGTCATGAATGATTCG GATATCTCTGTAGTGTTGAGCACTGAAGATCACCAGGAGCTTATGCAAACTGTTGCTTCTAAGAGTGCTGCTCGATTTTCTCTTATCCCTTCAGTTCCGACTATGACATCAAGAACTACTCTTAACGGTCATTCTGAAATGGAACAATCAGATGCAGACACAATTTTGAAGGCATTTGAAATCCCAACTAAGATAGAAG AGGATGCAGCATTAATCATTTACACTAGTGGAACAACTGGTAAGCCTAAAGGTGTTGTTCACACACACAGAAGCGTGTTGTCGCAG GTCCAAATGTTGACAGAAGCTTGGGGATACTCTTGTTCAGATCATTTTTTGCATTGTCTTCCATTGCACCAT GTCCATGGTCTTTTCAATGCGCTATTTGCTCCTATGTATGCAGGCGCCACG GTTGAGTTCATGCCAAAATTTAGTGTCAGCGGCATCTGGCAGCGATGGCGTGAATCATATCCAACGGACGGGACAAAAGTTGACAGTGCTGTGACCGTGTTCACTGGA GTTCCAACAATGTATTCTAGATTGATACAAGGTTATGAAGCAATGGACTCTGATGTACAGGCGGTATCAGCCTCGGCAGCGAGCAAGTTGCGACTCATG ATGAGTGGATCTTCTGCCCTCCCTTATCCTGTTATGCAGCAATGGGAAACTATTACGGGGCACCGCCTTTTGGAACGATATGGCATGACTGAG TTTATCATGGCACTTTCGAATCCCTTGCAAGGCGTGAGAAAAGGACGCACCGTTGGCAAACCGTTTCCTGGAATAGAG GTCAAGATTCTTGCAGAGGAGGGCAATGGAAATGAAACAGGCACCGGTGAGCTGTGTGTCAAAAGTCCGTCATTGTTTAGGGAATACTGGAAATTGCCTGAG GTAACAAAACAATCATTTACGGAAGATGGGTTCTTCAAGACCGGTGATGCTGTCACAATAGACGAGGATGGCTACTTCGTTATTCTGGGAA gAACAAGTGCTGACATCATGAAGGTTGGTGGCTACAAGTTATCAGCATTAGAAATCGAAGCAGTTCTTTTAGAG CATCCTGCAGTTTCAGAGTGCTGTGTATTAGGCCTAGCAGATAAAACCTATGGAGAAGTTGTGTGCGCGATAATTGTGCCATCTgatgagatcaagaaaaaacaGCAGAAAGAGTTGAAGCCCGCTTTAACCCTAGAAGAACTCTGCTCATGGGCAAAAGAAAAGCTTGCCCCTTATAAG CTACCAACAAAACTACATATTTGGGAAAGTCTGCCTCGTAATGCAATGGGAAAG GTGAAcaagaaagaattgaagaaatCACTAGTTGCAGAAGGACAGTAA
- the LOC110801770 gene encoding protein PLANT CADMIUM RESISTANCE 8-like, translating into MVLFTIESGDHFQANVDSEIQPVVDPDQCDPVAETKKTKADKKVKQKKKSESDVEAAIGNPWTTGLFNCHEDRTNAVVTAFLPCITFGQIAEVLDEGELTSPWGSFIYLVLMPTLCSQWIMGSKYRKKLRKKYDLVEAPYTDKVSHIFCSSCSLCQDFRELKNRKLDPSLGWKGILAQQKGEQTKDQLAQTPPTNQEMIQ; encoded by the exons ATGGTGCTATTCACGATTGAAAGTGGTGATCATTTCCAAGCTAACGTTGATTCAGAGATTCAGCCAGTTGTTGATCCTGATCAGTGTGATCCTGTAGCGGAGACAAAAAAGACAAAAGCAGATAAAAAGGTAAAACAGAAAAAGAAGTCCGAATCCGATGTTGAGGCCGCTATAGGGAACCCCTGGACTACAGGATTGTTCAATTGTCATGAAGACAGGACAAATG CGGTTGTTACAGCATTTTTACCTTGTATAACATTTGGACAAATAGCTGAAGTACTGGACGAAGGAGAATTAA CATCTCCATGGGGAAGTTTCATTTACCTTGTGTTGATGCCTACACTTTGCTCTCAATGGATTATGGGCTCGAAATACAGGAAAAAGCTGAGGAAGAAATATGATTTGGTTGAAGCTCCTTACACTGACAAGGTCTCACACATCTTTTGCTCGAGCTGCTCTCTTTGTCAGGATTTCAGAGAGCTCAAAAACAGAAAACTTGATCCTTCTCTAG GCTGGAAAGGTATCCTGGCTCAACAAAAGGGAGAACAGACTAAAGATCAGCTAGCACAAACTCCTCCAACAAATCAGGAGATGATCCAGTAA
- the LOC110801771 gene encoding cytochrome c-type biogenesis CcmH-like mitochondrial protein: MANEEDPGKKQQIVDARARNISHNVRCTECGSQSIEDSQADIAILLRRLIRDEIKSGKSDKEIYQKLEDEYGETVLYAPKFDMQTAALWLSPLLVAGVAAGGWAYKKHKQKTNVHIMALNLVRGVALTPKEKETMLEILTPPPSQRATASYWWSRLRSG; the protein is encoded by the exons ATGGCGAATGAGGAGGATCCAGGAAAAAAACAGCAAATTGTTGATGCCAGAGCAAGAAACATTAGTCATAATGTCCGCTGTACTGAATGTGGAAGTCAGTCTATTGAAGATTCGCAAGCTGACATTGCCATCCTTCTTAGAAGA CTGATTCGTGATGAAATTAAATCTGGAAAAAGTGACAAAGAGATCTATCAGAAGCTGGAGGATGAATATGGAGAGACGGTGCTTTATGCCCCAAAGTTTGATATGCAAACTGCAGCTCTGTGGCTTTCTCCT CTTCTTGTTGCAGGTGTAGCTGCTGGAGGTTGGGCTTATAAGAAACACAAGCAAAAGACAAATGTACACATTATGGCTTTAAACCTTGTGAGAGGGGTTGCATTGACAccaaaagagaaagaaacaaTGCTTGAAATCCTTACACCACCTCCTTCACAACGAGCAACAGCCTCTTACTGGTGGAGCAGACTTCGAAGCGGATAA
- the LOC110801734 gene encoding uncharacterized protein: MSRTSRSSTQPPIKNGDDYDESNYKEEEDDDDVFMKFHKAIRNTIDDDDDSNAKVRCITFYSHRRHSNKSEHSGRSEQKNKAATIRKQLKAGWALDDLIGKQFKHSDQAMIPTKVEDVSQLLAPIWTPPIEMVAVGWLGDWRPSAILELLRSETRSAEIGRIVSQLIRETRIEEAIIDEEMAEIQATCILHLPFVQTNKPTRPTSTSFMGPMGCVQSQLNKIRVVITKAQQLRNKVLELIMKKVLNQADAADFLIAFSGIQDVIHQFSVRKKLKKGPVYVSTKALATV; the protein is encoded by the exons ATGAGTAGAACTTCAAGATCTTCAACTCAACCCCCAAT CAAAAATGGCGATGATTACGATGAATCAAACTACAAAGAAgaggaagatgatgatgatgtgttTATGAAGTTTCACAAAGCTATTCGCAACACCATTGATGACGACGACGATTCAAATGCTAAAGTTCGTTGCATTACCTTTTATTCTCACCGGCGCCATTCTAACAAaa GTGAACACTCAGGAAGGTCAGAACAGAAGAATAAGGCAGCAACTATAAGGAAGCAGCTGAAAGCAGGATGGGCTTTAGATGATCTAATTGGTAAACAATTCAAGCACTCTGATCAAGCCATGATCCCCACCAAAGTCGAGGATGTTTCCCAACTACTCGCACCCATATGGACCCCACCAATCGAAATGGTTGCAGTCGGCTGGCTAGGGGATTGGAGACCGTCTGCCATCCTCGAACTTCTTAGATCCGAGACAAGATCAGCTGAGATTGGTAGGATCGTATCACAGCTCATTCGTGAAACTCGTATTGAGGAGGCTATTATCGACGAAGAGATGGCCGAGATTCAAGCCACGTGTATCCTCCATCTTCCGTTCGTGCAAACTAACAAGCCCACTAGGCCCACTAGTACCTCATTCATGGGCCCGATGGGCTGTGTTCAATCTCAGCTCAATAAGATAAGGGTAGTGATAACCAAGGCTCAACAACTAAG GAACAAAGTGTTGGAGCTTATCATGAAGAAGGTGCTGAACCAGGCCGATGCAGCGGACTTCTTAATTGCATTTTCTGGTATTCAAGATGTTATTCATCAGTTTTCTGTTCGGAAAAAGTTGAAAAAAGGTCCAGTTTATGTCTCTACCAAAGCCTTGGCAACTGTTTGA